In Arsenicicoccus dermatophilus, a genomic segment contains:
- a CDS encoding acyl-CoA mutase large subunit family protein translates to MADSTDKPTARTESDLPLEAVYDASSLEGFDPEEKLGTPGSYPFTRGVYPTMYTGRPWTMRQYAGFGTAKESNERYHELVKAGTGGLSVAFDLPTQMGYDSDAPLASGEVGKVGVAVDSLDDMRVLFNGLPLDKVSTSMTINAPASTLLLMYQLVAAEQGVAANQLTGTIQNDVLKEYIARGTYIYPPAQSLRLISDIFGYCNKEIPRWNTISISGYHMAEAGATPVQEIAFTLANAKAYVKAAMDAGLDVDAFAPRLSFFFVARTTLIEEVAKFRAARRIWARIMRDEFGAKNPKSQMLRFHTQTAGVQLTAQQPEVNLIRVSLQGLAAVLGGTQSLHTNSFDEAIALPTQKAARLALRTQQVIAFETDVCKTVDPFAGSYVVESLTNEIEEAAWELLKKVDELGGAVTAIEQGFQKSEIERSAYATQLKTDSGERIVVGLNKFQIDQEEHYDPLRVDPQIEADQCERLAELRKNRDNGKVEEKLDALRKAAEGTDTNLLLPMKEALEANATGGEVSNALRDVWGMYVPRDAF, encoded by the coding sequence ATGGCTGACAGCACCGACAAGCCCACCGCCCGCACCGAGTCCGACCTGCCCCTGGAGGCGGTCTACGACGCGTCGTCGCTCGAGGGTTTCGACCCCGAGGAGAAGCTCGGCACGCCTGGGTCCTATCCCTTCACCCGTGGGGTCTACCCCACGATGTACACCGGTCGCCCCTGGACCATGCGGCAGTACGCCGGCTTCGGCACCGCCAAGGAGTCCAACGAGCGTTACCACGAGCTGGTCAAGGCCGGCACCGGTGGCCTGTCGGTCGCCTTCGACCTGCCGACCCAGATGGGTTACGACTCGGACGCCCCGCTCGCCAGCGGCGAGGTCGGCAAGGTCGGTGTGGCCGTCGACTCCCTCGACGACATGCGGGTGCTGTTCAACGGCCTTCCGCTGGACAAGGTGTCGACGTCGATGACGATCAACGCCCCCGCGTCGACCCTGCTGCTGATGTACCAGCTCGTCGCCGCCGAGCAGGGCGTCGCCGCCAACCAGCTCACCGGCACCATCCAGAACGACGTGCTCAAGGAGTACATCGCCCGCGGCACGTACATCTACCCGCCGGCCCAGTCGCTGCGCCTGATCTCCGACATCTTCGGCTACTGCAACAAGGAGATCCCCCGCTGGAACACGATCTCCATCTCCGGCTACCACATGGCCGAGGCCGGGGCCACCCCCGTGCAGGAGATCGCCTTCACGCTGGCCAACGCCAAGGCCTACGTCAAGGCCGCCATGGACGCGGGCCTGGACGTCGACGCCTTCGCGCCGCGCCTGTCCTTCTTCTTCGTCGCCCGCACCACCCTGATCGAGGAGGTCGCGAAGTTCCGGGCGGCCCGTCGCATCTGGGCGCGCATCATGCGTGACGAGTTCGGCGCCAAGAACCCGAAGTCGCAGATGCTGCGCTTCCACACCCAGACCGCCGGCGTGCAGCTCACCGCCCAGCAGCCCGAGGTCAACCTCATCCGGGTGTCCCTGCAGGGTCTGGCCGCCGTCCTCGGTGGCACCCAGTCGCTGCACACCAACTCCTTCGACGAGGCCATCGCCCTGCCGACGCAGAAGGCCGCCCGCCTCGCGCTGCGCACCCAGCAGGTCATCGCCTTCGAGACCGACGTGTGCAAGACGGTCGACCCCTTCGCCGGGTCGTACGTCGTGGAGTCGCTGACCAACGAGATCGAGGAGGCCGCCTGGGAGCTCCTCAAGAAGGTCGACGAGCTCGGCGGCGCGGTCACCGCGATCGAGCAGGGCTTCCAGAAGTCCGAGATCGAGCGCTCGGCCTACGCCACCCAGCTCAAGACCGACTCGGGCGAGCGGATCGTCGTGGGGCTCAACAAGTTCCAGATCGACCAGGAGGAGCACTACGACCCGCTGCGCGTGGACCCGCAGATCGAGGCCGACCAGTGCGAGCGCCTCGCCGAGCTGCGCAAGAACCGCGACAACGGCAAGGTCGAGGAGAAGCTCGACGCCCTGCGCAAGGCCGCCGAGGGCACCGACACCAACCTCCTGCTGCCGATGAAGGAGGCCCTGGAGGCCAACGCCACCGGTGGCGAGGTCTCCAACGCGCTGCGCGACGTCTGGGGCATGTACGTCCCGCGCGACGCCTTCTGA
- a CDS encoding amidohydrolase, protein MGAVHDLTDESAIQGATQAAVRAAVEAAAVSLDGELVELRRAIHREPELGFEELRTTAKVARRLKQAGLRITPMHPTGLVVDLGAAHPRRRIAVRADIDALPLTETTGLPYASTTPGACHACGHDVHTTCLVGLALALAPHHERLRSQRLAVRLLFQPAEEVMPGGAHRMVAAGHLRDVDQVFALHCDPTLDVGQVGIRTGAVTAATDILTVRLTGRGGHTSRPHLTEDLTFALATVVTELPSVLSRRVDPRAGLALVWGAVNAGEAANVIPASGSASGTLRMLDAQVWDTIGPLCEEVVGQLVSPYGVGVQIEHTQGVPPVVNDPEAVSHLVAGATAMLGAQAVAPTPQSLGGEDFSWMLRDVPGALVRLGTRTPGGPTYDLHRPDLVVDERAIGVGVRLLAGTVLSALQGADVPS, encoded by the coding sequence ATGGGTGCCGTGCATGACCTGACCGACGAGAGCGCGATCCAGGGCGCGACGCAGGCCGCCGTCCGCGCCGCGGTCGAGGCGGCAGCGGTGTCCCTCGACGGCGAGCTGGTCGAGCTGCGCCGGGCCATCCACCGCGAGCCCGAGCTGGGCTTCGAGGAGCTGCGCACCACCGCCAAGGTCGCCCGGCGGCTCAAGCAGGCGGGCCTGCGGATCACCCCGATGCACCCCACGGGTCTGGTCGTCGACCTGGGGGCCGCCCACCCGCGTCGTCGGATCGCGGTCCGCGCCGACATCGACGCCCTGCCGCTCACCGAGACCACCGGCCTACCGTATGCCTCCACGACGCCGGGCGCCTGCCACGCCTGCGGGCACGACGTGCACACGACCTGCCTCGTCGGGCTCGCCCTGGCGCTCGCGCCCCACCACGAGCGGCTGCGGTCGCAGCGGCTGGCCGTGCGGCTGCTCTTCCAGCCCGCCGAGGAGGTCATGCCCGGCGGTGCCCACCGGATGGTGGCGGCCGGTCACCTGCGGGACGTGGACCAGGTCTTCGCCCTGCACTGCGATCCCACCCTGGACGTGGGGCAGGTGGGCATCCGCACCGGTGCCGTCACCGCGGCCACCGACATCCTGACCGTGCGCCTGACCGGTCGCGGCGGCCACACCTCCCGCCCGCACCTGACCGAGGACCTGACCTTCGCCCTCGCCACCGTGGTGACCGAGCTGCCCTCGGTCCTGTCCCGCCGGGTGGATCCCCGCGCCGGCCTGGCCCTGGTGTGGGGAGCGGTCAACGCGGGCGAAGCGGCCAACGTGATCCCGGCGTCGGGGTCGGCGAGCGGGACCCTGCGGATGCTCGACGCGCAGGTGTGGGACACCATCGGGCCCCTGTGCGAGGAGGTCGTGGGGCAGCTCGTCTCGCCGTACGGCGTGGGGGTGCAGATCGAGCACACCCAGGGCGTCCCGCCGGTGGTCAACGACCCCGAGGCGGTGAGCCACCTCGTGGCGGGGGCGACGGCGATGCTGGGGGCCCAGGCGGTCGCGCCGACCCCGCAGTCGCTGGGTGGCGAGGACTTCTCCTGGATGCTGCGGGACGTGCCCGGCGCCCTGGTCCGGCTCGGCACCCGGACCCCCGGAGGGCCGACGTACGACCTGCACCGCCCCGACCTCGTGGTCGACGAGCGCGCCATCGGGGTCGGCGTCCGGCTGCTCGCCGGCACCGTCCTGTCCGCACTCCAGGGCGCTGACGTGCCCTCATAA
- a CDS encoding BMP family lipoprotein gives MIRTVKVASAVAVASVALAACGSPSDTSSTTSTGAAVNGSSSAPSNGGSPKIGMAYDVGGRGDQSFNDSAALGLDKAKADLGAQTKESTATAGEPESAREERLQQLIEAGYTNIVAVGYAYAPAVKKVAAENPEAKFALVDSTDAKGPNIQNIVFSEQEGSYLAGVVAAKLSKTGNIGFVGGVQTDLIKKFEAGYLAGAKATNPAIKSQVKYLSQPPDFKGFADPAAGKTAAEGMLSAGADVIYHASGGSGSGVFTAVRAKNAMAIGVDSDQAKTAQPDVRNSIVTSVVKRVDVGVLEFAKQVQDGKLRSGEAVFDLKSNGVELATTGGKIDALKAELDKAKADIISGKIVVPSK, from the coding sequence TTGATTCGCACCGTCAAGGTCGCGTCCGCCGTGGCGGTCGCGTCTGTCGCCCTCGCTGCCTGCGGCAGCCCCTCCGACACCAGCAGCACCACGTCCACCGGAGCCGCCGTCAACGGCTCCTCCTCGGCCCCCAGCAACGGTGGTTCGCCCAAGATCGGCATGGCCTACGACGTGGGCGGCCGTGGAGACCAGTCCTTCAACGACTCCGCCGCCCTGGGGCTGGACAAGGCCAAGGCCGACCTGGGCGCCCAGACCAAGGAGTCCACGGCCACCGCCGGGGAGCCCGAGTCCGCCCGTGAGGAGCGCCTCCAGCAGCTCATCGAGGCCGGCTACACCAACATCGTCGCGGTCGGCTACGCGTATGCCCCGGCCGTCAAGAAGGTCGCTGCCGAGAACCCCGAGGCGAAGTTCGCGCTCGTGGACTCCACCGATGCCAAGGGCCCCAACATCCAGAACATCGTGTTCTCCGAGCAGGAGGGCTCCTACCTCGCCGGCGTGGTCGCGGCCAAGCTGTCCAAGACCGGCAACATCGGCTTCGTGGGCGGCGTCCAGACCGACCTGATCAAGAAGTTCGAGGCGGGGTACCTCGCCGGCGCCAAGGCCACCAACCCGGCCATCAAGTCGCAGGTGAAGTACCTCTCCCAGCCGCCGGACTTCAAGGGCTTCGCCGACCCGGCCGCCGGCAAGACCGCCGCCGAGGGCATGCTCTCCGCCGGCGCCGACGTGATCTACCACGCCTCGGGCGGCTCCGGCTCCGGCGTCTTCACCGCCGTCCGGGCCAAGAACGCCATGGCCATCGGCGTCGACTCCGACCAGGCCAAGACTGCGCAGCCCGACGTCCGCAACAGCATCGTCACGTCGGTCGTCAAGCGCGTCGACGTGGGCGTCCTCGAGTTCGCCAAGCAGGTCCAGGACGGCAAGCTGCGCTCCGGCGAGGCGGTCTTCGACCTGAAGTCCAACGGTGTCGAGCTGGCCACCACCGGCGGCAAGATCGACGCGCTGAAGGCCGAGCTCGACAAGGCCAAGGCCGACATCATCTCCGGCAAGATCGTCGTCCCCAGCAAGTGA
- a CDS encoding IS110 family transposase: MSEDIGYDIWCGLDVGKQDHHACALDCAGNKVFDKALPQDQARLEELFTTLTARGRVLVIVDQPNTIGALPIAVARSMGIAVAYLPGLAMRRIADLHPGNAKTDARDAFIIADAARTMPHTLRRVDVGEEALAELKVLVGFDDDLAAEATRLSNRIRGLLTQFHPALERVLGPKIATKAGLAVLEHLGGPQGITRAGRARLARVITKANPRGAGELTDAIMAALSEQTVVVAGTTAGEQVLPHLAATLRTTLAQRADLATQVEKVLDAHPLAEVLTSMPGVGVRTAARILLDVGDSSAFPTAGHLAAYAGLAPVTRRSGTSIRREHPSRSGNKHLKRALFLSAFAALRFDPVSRAYYDRKRAQGKKHNAALICLARRRCDVLHAMLRNHETYRAPAPAPTPLTA, encoded by the coding sequence ATGAGCGAGGACATCGGCTACGACATCTGGTGCGGGCTGGACGTTGGCAAGCAAGACCACCACGCCTGCGCCCTGGACTGCGCGGGCAACAAGGTCTTCGACAAGGCCCTACCCCAGGACCAGGCACGGCTGGAAGAACTCTTCACGACCTTGACCGCCCGGGGTCGGGTCCTGGTGATCGTTGACCAGCCCAACACCATCGGCGCCCTGCCGATCGCAGTGGCCCGCTCGATGGGGATCGCGGTCGCGTACCTGCCTGGGCTGGCGATGCGCCGCATCGCCGACCTGCACCCGGGCAACGCCAAGACCGACGCCCGCGATGCGTTCATCATCGCCGACGCTGCCCGCACCATGCCCCACACCCTGCGCCGCGTGGACGTCGGCGAAGAGGCCCTGGCCGAGCTGAAGGTCCTGGTCGGCTTCGACGACGACCTCGCCGCCGAAGCCACCCGCCTCAGCAACCGGATCCGTGGCCTGCTCACCCAGTTCCACCCCGCCCTCGAACGAGTCCTCGGACCCAAGATCGCCACCAAGGCCGGCCTGGCCGTCCTGGAACACCTCGGCGGCCCGCAAGGCATCACCCGCGCCGGGCGCGCACGCCTGGCACGCGTCATCACCAAGGCCAACCCCCGTGGCGCGGGCGAGCTCACCGACGCGATCATGGCGGCCCTGTCCGAGCAGACCGTGGTCGTGGCCGGCACCACCGCCGGTGAGCAGGTCCTGCCACACCTGGCCGCGACGCTGCGCACAACCCTGGCCCAACGAGCCGATCTGGCCACCCAGGTCGAGAAAGTCCTCGATGCCCACCCTCTTGCCGAGGTCCTGACCTCGATGCCCGGCGTCGGAGTCAGGACAGCAGCCCGGATCCTGCTCGACGTCGGTGACAGCTCGGCCTTCCCCACCGCCGGACACCTCGCCGCGTACGCCGGCCTGGCCCCCGTCACGCGACGCTCCGGCACCAGCATCCGCAGGGAGCACCCCTCCAGGTCAGGCAACAAGCACCTCAAGAGAGCCTTGTTCCTATCCGCGTTTGCGGCCCTGCGCTTCGACCCCGTCAGCCGCGCCTACTACGACCGCAAACGCGCCCAAGGCAAGAAGCACAACGCCGCACTCATCTGCCTCGCCCGACGACGCTGCGACGTCCTGCACGCCATGCTCCGCAACCACGAGACCTACCGCGCCCCAGCGCCCGCACCCACGCCCCTCACCGCTTGA
- a CDS encoding ABC transporter ATP-binding protein: MAVRGITKRFPGVVANKDITFTVAQGSIHALVGENGAGKSTLMKILYGVQRPDEGTIAVDGREVTFHSPSDAIAAGVGMVFQHFKLADNLTVTENVVLGAEKLHGIGGRAKEEIRRISREYGLGIDPDARVGDLGVGAQQRIEILKVLYRGARVLILDEPTAVLVPQEVSELFDNLRALTAEGLTIIFISHKLDEIREVADAITVIRRGTTVGSADPRTVTKDELGELMVGRELPSPQTEESTVTDRVVLRLEHVRLARPGARDALDDVTLTVHAGEVLGIAGIEGNGQDELVEVIMGMREPTSGRAYLGGEDITDWPTRRIREAGVGYVPADRHRHGLLLDAPLWENRVLGHQTQAPNTAGPFVDARGAKASTETIVQEYDVRTPSIHVTAGALSGGNQQKLIIGREMAHEPRVLVAAHPTRGVDVGAQAAIWEHIKRARRAGLAVLLITADLDELRGLSDTIRVIADGRLTEPLPTTLTSQQLGAAMQGGVIEDVGGAVGGDDARRTEAPGAGAAGSSLDEQENDR; encoded by the coding sequence GTGGCCGTCCGCGGCATCACCAAGAGGTTCCCGGGGGTGGTGGCCAACAAGGACATCACCTTCACGGTCGCCCAGGGCTCGATCCACGCGCTGGTGGGGGAGAACGGCGCCGGCAAGTCCACGCTGATGAAGATCCTGTACGGCGTGCAGCGACCCGACGAGGGCACGATCGCCGTCGACGGGCGCGAGGTGACCTTCCACAGCCCGAGCGACGCGATCGCCGCCGGGGTCGGGATGGTCTTCCAGCACTTCAAGCTGGCCGACAACCTCACGGTGACCGAGAACGTCGTCCTCGGTGCCGAGAAGCTCCACGGCATCGGCGGGCGGGCCAAGGAGGAGATCCGGCGCATCTCGCGGGAGTACGGCCTGGGCATCGACCCGGACGCCCGCGTCGGCGACCTCGGGGTGGGCGCCCAGCAGCGGATCGAGATCCTCAAGGTGCTCTACCGCGGGGCGCGGGTGCTGATCCTCGACGAGCCCACCGCCGTCCTGGTGCCGCAGGAGGTGAGCGAGCTCTTCGACAACCTGCGGGCCCTCACCGCCGAGGGACTGACCATCATCTTCATCTCGCACAAGCTCGACGAGATCCGCGAGGTGGCCGACGCGATCACCGTCATCCGCCGCGGCACCACGGTCGGCAGCGCCGACCCCCGCACCGTCACCAAGGACGAGCTCGGCGAGCTCATGGTGGGCCGTGAGCTGCCCAGCCCGCAGACCGAGGAGTCCACCGTCACCGACCGGGTCGTGCTGCGGCTGGAGCACGTGCGGCTCGCCCGGCCCGGTGCCCGGGACGCCCTCGACGACGTCACGCTCACCGTCCACGCCGGAGAGGTCCTCGGCATCGCCGGGATCGAGGGCAACGGCCAGGACGAGCTGGTCGAGGTGATCATGGGGATGCGCGAGCCGACGAGCGGGCGGGCCTACCTCGGTGGGGAGGACATCACCGACTGGCCCACCCGGCGGATCCGCGAGGCCGGGGTGGGCTACGTCCCGGCCGATCGGCACCGCCACGGTCTGCTGCTCGACGCGCCGCTGTGGGAGAACCGCGTGCTGGGCCACCAGACGCAGGCGCCCAACACCGCGGGCCCCTTCGTCGACGCCCGTGGTGCCAAGGCGTCGACCGAGACGATCGTGCAGGAGTATGACGTCCGCACGCCCTCGATCCACGTCACCGCGGGGGCGCTGTCCGGAGGCAACCAGCAGAAGCTCATCATCGGCCGCGAGATGGCGCACGAGCCGCGGGTGCTCGTCGCCGCCCACCCGACGCGGGGCGTCGACGTGGGTGCCCAGGCCGCGATCTGGGAGCACATCAAACGGGCGCGCCGCGCCGGGCTGGCCGTGCTGCTGATCACCGCCGACCTGGACGAGCTGCGCGGCCTGTCCGACACCATCCGGGTCATCGCCGACGGCCGGCTCACCGAGCCGCTGCCCACGACGCTGACCTCCCAGCAGCTCGGTGCGGCCATGCAGGGCGGCGTCATCGAGGACGTGGGCGGTGCCGTCGGTGGCGACGACGCGCGCCGGACCGAAGCCCCTGGCGCCGGGGCTGCCGGCTCATCCCTGGACGAGCAGGAGAACGACCGATGA
- a CDS encoding ABC transporter permease — MKLSPRSLALALAAPILALLVAFLVTSLVLAVAGDPVGAVWTELLRQPSPRLIAKILNGAIVYYLAAVALAVGFRMNLFNIGVEGQYRVAVFAAAVFGAQGFLPGWANVAATTLVAMAVGAAWASVGAYLKVKRGVSEVISTIMLNAVATSLVAFLLTRTRDSSADAGSNVANTKPLPQDSWVPGLALVPGSSTKVYGLLVLALLVGLAYWIVLGRTRFGFDLRASGLSETAAIASGVDARRMIVRTLLLSGAVAGLIGLPLLFGQDHAYGTNFQAGIGFAGIGIALLGRNHPVGMAVAALLWAYLDQQGNGLQIKAGVSPELVNIVQGVIVLAVVIAYELVRRLTARLEQSTVARDLGDAGTPSGSSSGTAPDAPAGATSATTTSGASA; from the coding sequence ATGAAGCTCTCGCCCCGCTCCCTGGCCCTGGCCCTGGCGGCGCCGATCCTGGCCCTGCTCGTGGCCTTCCTGGTGACCTCGCTCGTGCTGGCCGTCGCGGGCGACCCCGTCGGAGCCGTGTGGACCGAGCTGCTGCGGCAGCCGAGCCCGCGGCTGATCGCCAAGATCCTCAACGGCGCGATCGTCTACTACCTCGCCGCCGTCGCGCTGGCCGTCGGCTTCCGGATGAACCTGTTCAACATCGGCGTCGAGGGGCAGTACCGCGTGGCGGTCTTCGCCGCCGCGGTGTTCGGTGCCCAGGGCTTCCTGCCCGGGTGGGCCAACGTCGCCGCGACCACCCTGGTGGCCATGGCCGTCGGGGCGGCCTGGGCCTCCGTCGGGGCCTACCTCAAGGTGAAGCGCGGTGTCTCCGAGGTGATCTCGACGATCATGCTCAACGCCGTCGCGACGAGCCTGGTGGCCTTCCTGCTCACCCGGACCCGGGACTCCTCCGCGGATGCGGGCTCCAACGTCGCCAACACCAAGCCGCTGCCGCAGGACTCCTGGGTGCCCGGGCTGGCGCTCGTGCCCGGCAGCTCGACCAAGGTCTACGGCCTGCTCGTGCTCGCGCTGCTGGTCGGGCTGGCCTACTGGATCGTGCTGGGGCGCACGCGCTTCGGCTTCGACCTGCGCGCGTCCGGCCTGTCCGAGACCGCGGCGATCGCCAGCGGTGTCGACGCCCGGCGGATGATCGTGCGCACGCTGCTGCTGTCCGGTGCGGTCGCCGGTCTGATCGGTCTGCCGCTGCTCTTCGGGCAGGACCACGCGTACGGCACGAACTTCCAGGCGGGGATCGGCTTCGCGGGGATCGGCATCGCCCTGCTGGGCCGCAACCACCCGGTCGGCATGGCCGTCGCCGCCCTGCTGTGGGCCTACCTCGACCAGCAGGGCAACGGCCTGCAGATCAAGGCGGGCGTCTCGCCCGAGCTGGTCAACATCGTCCAGGGCGTGATCGTGCTCGCCGTGGTCATCGCCTACGAGCTGGTCCGCCGGCTCACCGCCCGCCTCGAGCAGTCCACGGTCGCCCGCGACCTGGGCGACGCCGGCACCCCCTCCGGCTCGTCGTCCGGCACCGCCCCGGACGCCCCCGCCGGAGCCACCTCGGCCACCACCACGTCAGGAGCCAGCGCATGA
- a CDS encoding ABC transporter permease, which translates to MSTAVTAPADADGRGARGPLAPRPRRRLGVGHYLGLILLGILLVSVMRVVTGENDLASSGALAAALGLAVPIGMAGLGGLWAERAGVVNIGLEGMMILGTWGAAFFAWHWGPWAGILGAILLGMVGGAVHALATVVFGVDHIVSGVAVNLIGAGGAKYLAARVFTGTDGGGATQSPPLPELPDVTVPGLSTALTSLEGKHLFFVSDLAGVLAAFVTHLSVLTILAALLVALSWWVLWRTTFGLRLRSCGENPWSAESLGVDVYRYKVIAVLISGGFAGLGGGYLALVAANMFRDGQTGGRGYIGLAAMIFGNWRPGSLAAGSLLFGYFDAVQLRGGAIHALLLVIGVLLLAWGGWQLVKRRVVGGVVTLALGALACGVYLTTDAIPGELAGSAPYLATLLVLALASQTLRMPQADGLVYRKGEVG; encoded by the coding sequence ATGAGCACCGCCGTGACCGCCCCCGCCGACGCCGACGGCCGCGGCGCCCGGGGCCCGCTGGCCCCCCGACCCCGTCGCCGCCTGGGGGTCGGGCACTACCTCGGCCTGATCCTGCTCGGCATCCTGCTCGTCTCGGTGATGCGAGTCGTCACCGGCGAGAACGACCTGGCGTCCTCCGGCGCCCTCGCGGCGGCCCTGGGCCTGGCCGTGCCCATCGGCATGGCGGGCCTGGGCGGCCTGTGGGCCGAGCGCGCGGGCGTGGTCAACATCGGCCTCGAGGGGATGATGATCCTCGGCACCTGGGGCGCGGCGTTCTTCGCCTGGCACTGGGGCCCCTGGGCCGGGATCCTCGGCGCCATCCTGCTCGGCATGGTCGGCGGGGCCGTCCACGCCCTCGCCACCGTGGTCTTCGGCGTGGACCACATCGTCTCCGGCGTCGCGGTCAACCTCATCGGCGCGGGCGGCGCGAAGTATCTCGCCGCCCGGGTCTTCACCGGCACCGACGGCGGCGGCGCCACCCAGTCGCCGCCGCTGCCCGAGCTGCCCGACGTGACGGTGCCGGGCCTGTCCACCGCCCTGACCTCGCTCGAGGGCAAGCACCTGTTCTTCGTCTCCGACCTCGCCGGCGTGCTCGCGGCCTTCGTCACCCACCTGTCCGTCCTGACGATCCTGGCGGCGCTGCTCGTGGCCCTGTCCTGGTGGGTGCTGTGGCGCACGACCTTCGGGCTGCGGCTGCGCTCGTGCGGCGAGAACCCCTGGTCCGCCGAGTCGCTCGGCGTCGACGTGTACCGCTACAAGGTCATCGCCGTGCTGATCTCCGGCGGGTTCGCCGGGCTCGGCGGCGGCTACCTGGCGCTGGTGGCGGCCAACATGTTCCGCGACGGTCAGACCGGCGGGCGCGGCTACATCGGTCTGGCCGCCATGATCTTCGGCAACTGGCGGCCCGGGTCTCTCGCGGCCGGATCGCTGCTGTTCGGCTACTTCGACGCCGTGCAGCTGCGCGGCGGCGCGATCCACGCGCTGCTGCTCGTGATCGGCGTGCTCCTGCTCGCCTGGGGCGGGTGGCAGCTCGTGAAGCGGCGCGTCGTCGGCGGCGTGGTCACCCTCGCGCTCGGCGCCCTGGCCTGCGGTGTCTACCTGACGACCGACGCCATCCCGGGCGAGCTGGCCGGATCCGCGCCATACCTCGCGACGCTGCTCGTGCTCGCCCTGGCGAGCCAGACCCTGCGGATGCCGCAGGCCGACGGGCTCGTCTACCGCAAGGGTGAGGTCGGATGA
- a CDS encoding cytidine deaminase: MPAQVDWPGLRAAATEAMRRAYAPYSRFPVGVAGLVDDGRVVVGCNVENASYGVGLCAECGLVSALHASGGGRLVAVACVDADGAALMPCGRCRQLLWEHGGPDCVLETPQGIAPLREVLPQAFGAGDLDRVGRR; the protein is encoded by the coding sequence ATGCCGGCCCAGGTCGACTGGCCGGGTCTGCGGGCCGCCGCGACCGAGGCGATGCGGCGGGCCTACGCGCCGTACTCGCGGTTCCCTGTGGGCGTGGCCGGGCTGGTCGACGACGGCCGGGTGGTCGTCGGGTGCAACGTGGAGAACGCGTCCTACGGCGTGGGGCTGTGCGCCGAGTGCGGTCTCGTGTCGGCGCTGCACGCGAGCGGCGGCGGACGGCTCGTGGCCGTGGCGTGCGTCGACGCCGACGGGGCGGCCCTGATGCCGTGCGGGCGCTGCCGCCAGCTGCTGTGGGAGCACGGCGGACCGGACTGCGTGCTGGAGACGCCGCAGGGGATCGCGCCGTTGCGCGAGGTGCTGCCGCAGGCCTTCGGGGCGGGCGACCTGGACCGGGTGGGGCGCCGATGA
- a CDS encoding nucleoside phosphorylase — protein MSGLPPQEPHLPDALHLVDEPPPTDALHLTSDVGEPGVLEPAQIYRRLPDDEVPDAAVLCFFPDTVRSIGAREGSTVAFTFSGLIGEQPCYVREVGGRRIAFLFPEIGAPRASMFLEEAIARGITRFVAVGSAGVLVPDLVMGHPFVVTSALRDEGTSAHYGVTAGVVAAPPSGIRACIAALDAAGAPHQAGRTWTTDGIYRETRSTVARRIAAGCAVVEMEASALLAVAAFRGVELGQILFSADSLAGEDWDHRGWVSAEDAHEQVFWIAMDAARRLAEAGRED, from the coding sequence ATGAGCGGGCTGCCGCCGCAGGAGCCGCACCTGCCCGACGCCCTCCACCTCGTCGACGAGCCGCCGCCCACGGATGCCCTCCACCTGACGAGCGACGTCGGTGAGCCCGGCGTCCTCGAGCCCGCCCAGATCTATCGCCGGCTGCCGGACGACGAGGTGCCCGACGCCGCCGTCCTGTGCTTCTTCCCCGACACCGTCCGGTCGATCGGGGCCCGCGAGGGCAGCACGGTGGCGTTCACCTTCTCCGGGCTCATCGGTGAGCAGCCGTGCTACGTCCGCGAGGTCGGCGGGCGACGGATCGCCTTCCTGTTCCCCGAGATCGGGGCGCCGCGGGCGTCGATGTTCCTCGAGGAGGCCATCGCGCGCGGGATCACCCGGTTCGTCGCGGTCGGGTCGGCGGGCGTCCTCGTGCCCGACCTGGTGATGGGGCACCCCTTCGTCGTGACCTCGGCGCTGCGGGACGAGGGGACCAGCGCGCACTACGGCGTGACGGCGGGCGTGGTGGCGGCACCGCCGTCCGGCATACGGGCGTGCATCGCCGCCCTGGACGCGGCCGGGGCGCCGCACCAGGCCGGACGCACCTGGACCACCGACGGGATCTATCGCGAGACCCGGTCCACCGTCGCCCGCCGCATCGCCGCCGGGTGCGCCGTCGTGGAGATGGAGGCCTCCGCGCTGCTCGCTGTCGCGGCCTTCCGCGGGGTCGAGCTCGGCCAGATCCTGTTCAGCGCCGACTCGCTCGCGGGCGAGGACTGGGACCACCGCGGGTGGGTGAGCGCCGAGGACGCCCACGAGCAGGTGTTCTGGATCGCGATGGACGCCGCCCGCCGGCTCGCCGAGGCCGGCCGCGAGGACTGA